Genomic DNA from Desulfonema ishimotonii:
GCCGCCCGCCTTTCGGCATCCGGCATCAGAACCCTGTTCTGGGGCGGAAAGGCAGAAAAAATTCCGTTCTTCCGGGAAAAAGCCCGCCGGTTCGGGGCAGACGGATTTACGGAATTTGTCCCGTTCCAGCCGCCCGTCAGAATGCACCGGGCCCTGGCAGAACAGGCCAGCCTGGGCGTGGTCATGCTTCAGGACACCTTTTACAACCGGTATCTGACCTGCCCGGTCAAGGCGCTGGACTATCTCTCCCACGGCATTCCGGCCATCGGCAGCGATATCCCCTCGGTACGGGAGGTGCTGGGGGACGCGGGGATCTACATGCGCCCGGACGATACGGACGGCTTTGTCCGCTCGGTGGAAACCCTGCTGGATGATCCGGCAACCTATGAAAAAGCCGCAGCAATGACCCGGCAGCGGGCCGGGGCCATATCGTGGGAAAACCGCGCCCGCAATATTTCGGCCTTTGCGGCAGACCTTCGGAAACATCACGGTGCGAAGCATTGAAAATGACGCAGAAAACAGGAAAATACCCCATGCCGGACATGTCCGTCCCGCCGGAGAACCTCCGGCGGATTCTCATCATCAAAATGCGCTACATCGGGGATACTGTGCTGGTGACGCCGCTGATAAGGGCGCTGAAAGCCGGTCTGCCCCGGGCCCGGATCGACGTACTCGTCAACCGGGATACGGCCCCGGTCCTCGACGGCCACTGGCAGGTGGGCCGAATATGGCAATTTGACTATCCCCGCGCCAAAAAAAACCCCGTCCGCGTTCTGCCCCTGATGAAACAGATCCGGGACCAACGTTACGATCTGGTCATCGACCTGACCAACAACGACCGCTCTGCCCTGTTTACCCGCATCTCCGGCGCGGCCCTGCGGATCGGCTATTACAGCGAACACCGGCTTCGGCGGAAAATGTGCTATACCCATGTGATTGACGCCGTCCTCGGAGACGGCCACACGACGGATCATCATCTGAAGCCCGCAGCGCTTCTGGGACTCCCTGTCTCCGACCCGCACCCGGAACTGACGGTTCTGCCGGCGCGGGCAAAAGCGGTTGAAGAAAAACTGGGGGCGGCCGGGATCGGCCCGAATACGCCCTTTGCGGTGATTCACCCCGGGGCCCGGCGCTGGTACAAAAGCTGGCCCCCGGAGCGCTTTGCCCGGCTGGCCGACGCCATTACGGAGACATACGGCATTCCGGTGGTACTCTCCGGCAGTCCGGGGGACCGGGCGGTCTGTGACCGGATCGCCGCCCACATGGGCCGGACGCCCCTCAGCCTAGCCGGAGCGTTTGCCCTTGGGGAACTGCCCGCCCTGATTTCAAAAAGCATCTGCCTCATCGGGAACGACTCCGCGCCCATTCACATCGCCACAGCGGTGCGGACCCCGGCTATCGCCCTGTTCGGCCCCACACCGTGGGCGGCCTGGTATCCCCGGCGCGAACAGGACAAAGTGATTGCGGCGGAATATCCGTGCAGGCCCTGCGGCCACTCCCGCGCCGACTGCCCCCTGGGGGACGGCTACTGCATGGGCAGCATCCGTTTTGAAACGGTTTGGGAGGCGACAGACAGCATCCTGAAGCAACATCTGGGAAAGGATTTGTAAATTAATGGAATTTCCTCTGATCAGCATTATCATCCCGGTTTACAACCGCAAAACCTTTATCGTGGACGCCCTCACCAGCGCCCTGGCCCAGACCTGGCCCTGCCTGGAGATTATCGTGGTGGATGACGGGTCCGATGACGGGACATGGGAGGTGCTGGAGACCTTTGAGCCGGATATCATCCGGGTGCGCCAGCCCCGCAACATGGGCCAGTCGGCCGCGAGAAACCGGGGCATTACTCTGTGCAGGGGGGACTACATCCTCTTTCTCGACTCGGACGACGCCCTGCTGCCGGACGCCCTGGAAAATCTCTGGACCGCCCTCTGGCCCCTGGAGTGCCGGAATCCGGCCTGGGGCTTCAGCTACGGAAAGCGCCTGACCTGTAACGAACGGCTGGAGCCGGTAAAGGTCCGGCACCGGAAGCGGTATTGTTCGGGCGAGGTTCTCCCCCGGATGCTCTCGGACCACTTTATCCACACCGGGACCTATCTGGTGCGGAAATCCTATGTCGAATCAGTGGGGGGGTTTAAGGAGGATCTGGCCGCCAAAGAGGATCTGCTCTTCAATCTCTCCCTCGCGGCCCGGTGCCGCTTTATCTTCACTGACCGGCCCATTGTCCGGTATCGGCGGCATAACGGAGTCCGGGCCAGGAATGACGCGCGGGTCATCGACCAGGGGACACGGCATCTTGATTATTTCTTTGACGAACACCCGTCCCTCAGATCCGATGAGATCCGGAAGGCCCGGAAAACGGCCTATGCCGACACCCACAAGCATCTGGGAAAACTGGCGTGGCGCGCCCGTCAGCCGGTCCGGTATCTGCGCCACTGGCGGGGCATGTGCGCCTTCCGGCCCGCCTACCGGGTGCATCCCAAATACCTGTTCCGCGCCCTGGTGTCTGCCGGGTATGTCCGGCTGGGCCGGGAGTAAAAGTACGCGGGGAGAATACGGGCGGCTGAACGCCGCCCGGCCGGGTTATTTCAGAAATCCCCGGATAATCCGATCAACGGCCTCGTCGTAGGTCAGACCGAGGCTCATCAGCTTCATCAGCTGATCATTGGCAATCTTTCCGATGGAGGCCTCGTGGGTCAGCTCCGCATCCGGGTGGAGCGCTTTCAGGGCCGGAACGGTCTCGCTGATGCCGTTGTCCATGATGATGGCGTCACACTCGATGTGGCCGTAGCATTTGGCGCGGGCCTCCAGATTGACAAAGAAATCCTGCTTGGAGTTGCCTTTGACCACGGACCGGGAGACGATATTGGCCTTGCTCCCCTCACCGGTCAGCAACAGTTCGTTGCGGGATTCGGCGGTCTGGGTCGCGTCGGTCATCACCCGCTCGGTGATCATCAGGGTGCTGCCCGGTCCCAGCTCTGCCGCGTTGAGCCGTTTGGCCTCATCCACGCCGCCCAGCTGGGAAAGCTCCATCTCCGCCCAGGCGTTTTCTTCCAGCACGACTTTGGTGGTGGGGTTGAGAATCCGCTTTCCCCTGCCCTCCCCCAGGGCCACATGCTTTTCCACATACCGCATCTTTGCGTTTTTCCCGATCCTGAACTCGTGGATGCCCGAATGGCCCTCGGACTCGGAACTGCCGCAGTGGATGCCGCATCCCGCAATGATGGTCACATCCGAATCATCCCCCACGACAAAGGTATTATAAACCACGTCGTGCAGACCGGCCTGACTCAGGATCACCGGAATGTGGACCGACTCGCTGACCGTCCCCGGCCTGATGCGGATGACAATGCCCGTGCCCTCGGCATTGGTCTCGATATTGATATTGGCGGACACCTCGCGGCCCAGAAGCTTTCCGTTTTTGCGGATATTAAACGCCCCTTTGGGAATCCCCTCCAAATCGGCCACAGCCCTGAGCAGTTCCTTATCTATAGCATTCAGCATCGTTCTCTCCCTCACAGATATCTCCGAAAGTACATACGCTCAGATCCGTCAGAATCGGAAGCGCCCCGTCCAAATCGCCACTGTACGCCACCTTTCCCTCCTTAATCAGCACGATCACGTCAGCAGCCTCCAGAAACGTCCGGTTGTGGCTGACCACAAGGGTGGTGGTCCCTCTCTCGGCCTGCTCTTTTCTGAGCAGCTCCACCATCGGGCCGATGGTCCACAGGTCAATGCCCGTGTCCGGCTCGTCGTAAATGGCAACTTTGGGGTTCCGGGCAATGATGGTCGCCAGCTCGATCTTCTTGATCTCGCCGCCGGAGAGCTTGGCGTTCACGGGTTTGTCCAGAAAATCAAGGGAGCAGATGCCCACCCGTGCGATGATTCGGATCAGCGCCTTCTCGTCATCCGTGCCTGCGGCAATGGACAGCAGGTCGCGGAAGGTCGTGCCCTTGAACCGTGCCGAATTCTGAAATCCGTAGGCAATGCCCGCCCTGGCGCGGTCCGTGATCTCCAGATCTGTAATGTCCCCGCCGTCCAGGAAGATGCTGCCGGACGTGATCGGGTTGATGCCCATGATCATTTTGGAAAGGCTGGTCTTGCCGCCCCCGTTGGGGCCGGTAATGCCGTAGAATTTCCCTTTTTCAAACGTAAAACTCAGATCATCAATAATCGTTTTCATTGCCCCGCTTTCCGGTGAATTCTCATCCGGCACAGAAAACGTCACATGTCTCAGGTCAATCATATATTGCCTTTCAAGGTGGTATTGTGTCGAAAAAATGCTTCGGGCATAACGCGCCGCCGCCGTCTTCTTCAGACAATATTTGGTTTTGAGCCGGTTTTGTCAACGCTAAACCGGCCTCAGCAGAAAAGATAATGCGCCCGGCCCGGATAATTCTGAAAACCGGTGTTCACAGACGTCGGCGTGAGCGGTGTCCCGTTTTTCTCAGTCCCGGAGGGACGAACGACAACAGCCCGGCAATTTATTGCCGGGACTGGGAACCTTAAAATGCCGCAAGGCCCGGCGGGACGGCAGAAAAAAAGGGAAACCGCCACCTGTTATCTGCCACCCCTGCGGTACAGATTCGGTATCCGTCATTCAACCGCAGTTCTCTTCGATGAAATTCCCCTGTGCAGGCGTATTTTTTCGGGCCCGCTTGAAAACAGGGGGAAGGTGATTACATTTTTTGGAATATATGAATCTGTTTCAAATAATGAATTTATTTTTATATCAAACTGTTACCCCATTAAGGAGATACAGAAAATGAGCGAAACCCCGAAAAAAGTGGAAAACCTGAAAAAGATCACGCTGATGGTTGAGGCCGGAAAAACAGCAGAGATGATGAATCTGACGCCGCAGCCGGTTTCTTATGCGTTTATTTTCGGCATCGGCAAGGAGGGGCTGACCCCATTTGAATACGAACTCGTGGATAAGGCGGTCGGCGACACGGTTGCCATATCTGTTCTGCATGAGGAGACAGGGACCTTTTTCGAGCATATCGCGCTGCCGCTGACGGGCGACATGCCGGAACGCCTTCATGTGAGAGCGACAATTGATCAGGTGGAAACGCCCGAAGGCAGAGAGGTTATCCAGGCCATGGCCTCACTTTCAGGAGACTGCGGGTGCGGGTGCGGCGGTCACGGTCCGGGAACGACCGGATGCGGCGGCGGAAGCTGTGAATCACACGGTCAGGGCGGCTGCGGCTGCTGAAAAAAATGATGCGGACGACCGGATGTATATCCGACTCGTCCGCTGAACTTTTTCCAGGAATTTCAACATAGCTGTTCTTTTTTCTGTGCCACTTTCTGCAGGAGCTGTTGCCCTGCGCTGGCATTCCCTTATGCCTCTGTTTCGGTTTCCTCTTTGAGGATGGGGACTGTGATAACGGGAACCGGCGAATTTTTGACCACCTTTTCCGTGACGCTGCCAAAGGGGAAAAGGCCTTCCTGACCGCGTGTTGTCATTACGACCATGTCGATTTTTTCATACCCGATCAGCTTCAGAATCTCCTGCGCAGGGTCACCCATTGCAATGTGCCGGATGTAGAGCGGACAGCCTTCCAGATATTTTTTGCAGATCTGTCCGAGCCTTTCGCCTGCAACCTTCTGCCCGTATTCGACGATCCGGTTCACATGATCCTCATCAAATACGCCGTACCAGGGATCGTGGTGGGCGGTGTCCTCAACCACGTATACCACATGAATTTCCGCACTGTACTTTTCGGTCAGTGATTTAACGTGGGGAAGGGCTTTTTCGGCACTACTTGAAAAGTCTGTGGGCCAAAGAATTTTCCTGACTTCCATTGTGCCACCTCCTTGTTAAAGGGTGAAATATAAGCCGCTGGCTTCTCTTCCAAATATAACTATCGCCCTGAAGATGTAAAGTTTGCGCCCCGGATGAGGGGGGCCGTCTTCTGGCAGGGGCATTTATGACCGGTCCGGCAGACGCACTCCGCCGGTGTGAATATCACTGACTGTGAAGGGATCTTCCAACCCCGTGCAACGGCTTCCTCCCTCCCCTCCGCAACGTAACAAGGGTCTCCCCGATCATCAGCCCGATGATCCACGGATCTGAAAAAAGAAGCAATATCATAAACCCCGCACAAAGCATTCCCCCGCCAACACGAAGCAGTGCCGAGTCCAGCAGCCGCATGGCCGCCGCTATGCAGAGCAGCGCGTTTGAAAGAAAAAAGACATTTGCAAACGCAATCACCTGCTCCAGGCGGATCATGCCGAGGCTCAGAAGCAGAAGTACGACCAGATGCATGCCTGCCAGCAAAAAGATGGCCGCCCCGGGAGCGCTGTTTCTGTTGCGGTATGCCAGCCCCGAAGGCAGCCTGCCGTCGGATGCCAGGCTGTGGATCAGCCGGGCGATGCCCCCCGCAATCATCAGATACGTGCAGGTACACAGCGCGGTGGTGATGCCCGCCAAAATGACGGTTGAATAGCGGCCCAGCAGGGGCGTGATGATATCCGCAACCGTCACGTCCCCCCCCGGCAGGCCGGTCCGCTCAATCGCACAGGCCACCAGCAGATAGATGCCGCTGATAACCGCAACACTCAGAATGGCGGCGCGGGGGATGGTTTTCCGGGGCGTTCGGACCTCTGCCGAATAGTTGCCGAGAATCTCCCAGCCGACAATGGCCCAGAAAAGCAGCAGCAGGGTGTGGCCGAATCTGACCGGCTCAAATGCCCCGCCCGTCATGGCGGGCGCGTGGTCAATCGCAATGGTGACACCGCTTCCCACCAGAAGTATGACCGCAACAGCGCTGCTGGCGACGAATGCGATCTTACCGACAGCCGTGATCTCCCGCAGCAGCATGACGAGACAGAGAAAAAGCAGCCCGCCTGAAATCAGGGGCAGCCATTGCGGCGGCAGGAGAAATGTCCGTGCAATCATATCGGACGCGGTCATCAGCACGGCAACCGGTCCCACACACACGGCTGAGATGATGTAATTGGACGCCACCTGCCCGACCGAAGGGCCGAAGGCCTTTCGCACGGCAACGGATACCCCTTCCGACCCCGGAAAGACCAGGGACAGCTTTGCAAATATGGCGGCAAACACGGCCCCCAGCCCCATCATGATCAGCCATGCGGCCATGGCAAACTGCCCGATCTGCCGATACGCCACCGGCGGCAGCAGGATAATCCCCGATCCCAGAACCGGGCCGATCATCAATCCGCTCAGCAGCACAGGGCCCAACTGACGTTGATTCATGGTATTGTCTCCTTAATTTTCTGATCCTGTTGAATGAAAGCCGTATCTGCGGGCGTCGGGAACCGGAAGAGGTCGCCCCCGCGCACCGCCCGTTATTCTCAGTCGCCGAATACCACGGCGGATATTATCTGTAAAATTGAATTTTCAGATTGAAATGTTTATAAAAAATGATAGATTCGGGAACACGGTGAAAGGAGGACATTATGGAAATTCGCCATTTCAAAACACTCAGGGCCATTGTGGAAAAGGGCAGTTTTATAAAAGCGTCGGAAGCGCTCAATTATGCACAGTCTTCTGTCACTTCGCATATTCAGGCCATTGAGGAATATTACGGCCAGCCGGTATTTGACCGCATCGGCAGGCGTGTGGTGCTGAATGTATTCGGGAAAACTGTTTACAGCCATGCTATCAGACTGCTTGAAACCTATGACACGGTGTGCAATCTTACGGCGGATGCGGACCGGCCATCGGGGAAGCTTCGCATCGGTGCGCCGGAATCCACGATGATTTACCGGCTGTATCCGGTTCTCTGGCAATACAAGGAAATGTATCCCGATGTTGAGATCATCATGCAGAATTTCATATGCCCCCGGATGCGGGGAGCGCTGAGAACCGGAGAGCTGGATCTGGCCATATTGCTGGAACCCAGACGCGCCGATGCCGATCTCTGTATCGATGAACTGATTCAGGAAGAGATGAGCATTGTGTTGCCCGGAGATTACCCGAACCGCCAACTGACTTCGACGGCCGGACTTGCGGTGCTTTATACTGAAAAGGGATGCAGTTACAGGGAAATCTTTCAGGGGCTGCTGGCAAAACAGGGGATTCACGCGGAAAATATCGTGGAAACCGGGAGCATTGAGGTGATCAGACGGTATGTCTTATGCGGAATCGGCCTTTCCTTTTTGCCGACGATTACCGTCCGGGAAGAGATAGAATCCGGTGCCATCCGCCATATCCCGTGGCAAAACGATCCCCCGGTGATGATTCAGCTTGCCCGCCACAAAGACAAGTGGATCACGCCTGCAATGCGGGCGTTTATACGACTGACGATTGAACATGCGAAAGAGTGGTAAGATGCCATGAAACTATCCTCCGTTTTGCTTATCCTGTCGGCCCTGCTGGTCATTATCGGAACTGTGGGATATCTGTATCAGAACGGCGATCCGGAGCGCATCATCCGCCGGAATCTCCCTGAAATCCGGGCAACGATCGAACGCTATCTGCCCCGGAAGGAGACCTCCCCGCCGCCGGAACGGGAACGTCCCCCTGCGGCGACTTCCGTCCGGGAACACCGAAAACCGGCGCTTCCCGATCCCGAAAATGCGGCACCCCGGAAACCGGAAGCGGTCCCTGAGGAGATGAAACAGGCGCTTCAAAACATCGCCTCCCGACCGGCGCCCCCGTTGCCTGTCCCGGCTGAAAATGGTGAAAATCCGATGACGATCAGCCTGCCGGGAGACACCGGGGCAGCCCCGGATATCGTCTATTCATGGCGGGATCAGAACGGCGTCCGCCACTTTACCAACACGCCACCGCCTGAAACCGCGACCGATATCAGTAAAATCATCGACCGCCGGTAAACGCGCCCAGGCCGCGCATTCAGACCGGGCTTGCACCTGTGTCACGGGCCGCGGAGCGTCCGGGCCGCCTTCCCACGCAGAACGCGGGAAGGAAGCGTAAAAATATTGGGTGTGCATTTGCGGTTAAAAATGAGGAAAACGCCAATGAACGCGAATCAGAGGGAAATAAGTGATTATTTGAAAGGTTCTGACAGATTCACCGGAGTGCATGAGTTCTGCTCATGCCTTTTCTGACACGCGCATGAGCAGAATTCATGCACTCCGATTTTCAAAAACTTTATCAATAATCAATTATTTAGCGTTTATTGGCGTTCATTCGCGGTTTAAACTCAACGGAGTGTGGCCGCAGCAGCATGCAAAGCGATATAATTAATTGATTTCAAATCAAATAAATTACAGATAATAAAGGCCTCTGATGTTCAGACCAAAATTCAGATCACCTGAAGAACTGGAGAGATACAGCCGGTTGCAGATGTGGGGCTGTATTATTATTGTTGTCCTCTTTTCCTTTTTGGCGATCTCTCATTCTGTACATAAAAAAAGACTCTTTTCCCGCGAGAAAGCGCTGGCGCTGGCAGCGTATCCGGCGGGCCATGCGCATCGTGCGTTCATTGAACAGCGGCATAAAAGGTGCTTCCAATACAATTATGCCCCGAAAACGCGGAATCGGCCCCAGGGGTTTAACCGGAAAGGATACCGGCGGTGTCTGGAGATCGGCCCGGCGGAGTGGCTCCGGGAGAGAAGGGACATCAGAGCGAGAGAACAGCGGGAATTGCAGGAAATGCTGAGGGGGACAGAATAGAATTGAAAGGGTAAGGCAGCAGAAGAGGCTTCGCGGGGAAACATTATTGCCCTGGCTATGGGTGAGGTGAAGGCGTTTTCGGGCGGAAAGAAATTATTTAAATGTTCCCCGGAAATCAGGCATTCGGCGATTTTCGGATTTTCACCCACCGGGTTAAAACGCCCAAACGGATAAGACTTTGCATATCAGGACTGCCGAAGAGTTTGATTGATAAGAGTCGCTCAGTCCAGGTATGTGTTTTATGCTCTTAGTATCCGGTTTTTGCTGAGTCCCTAAAATCGGACACTGTCCATCAGAGATTTCAGGGTGGCTGTGCCGTTTGCCGCGAACAGCCAGAAAAATGCACTGCTGTTCAGCAAAACCGTTACCCAGAAAATCAGGCGGAAAGATTCTTTTTCGGACTTGTGGCGTAACTTTTGTTGCGCAGCGATTGCGCCCGGCCACCCGCCTGCCAGTGAAAGCAGGTGCAGGGTGCTTTCCCGGGTTCGCCAGCGTCCCTTCCGGGCGGCTGATTTATCCAATGCGTACATGATGAACGTGAGCAGGCTGATGGCCATATAAAATGCGAAGATGAAAAACGTCATTTTAGATGTGATGGCAGAAGCACCGACAATAATGAGGAAGAAAACAGCAATAAAGACGGATACCGAACCCCTCTTCCGCGTTGTCTTTTTGTGAAAACGTTCTCCGGGCAGGGTTGCTTTTACAGCACATGGTCGGCCCTGTTTATCTTTGGACAGCGCATAGGTTATAACCTGATTGATATCGGGGCGTCGATTGCGGTTGCCGAAGGCGTTGATATGAATGAAGACCTGTTTGCCACCCGCATCAGGCGTGATAAATCCGAATCCTTTTTCATCGTTCCAGGAGGATATTTTTCCTTTGATTTTCATATTGTCCGTTTTTAGGGGTTAACGCAGAATTAACCGGCAACTGCCCATGGAGCGATAGAGGAAGGGGTACTTGGCCGGTTGAATAACTGGTTATGCCATCCATTTTGATAAAATTTCTGTAAATTTAATAACTCCAAGAATCATCAGCGCTAAACACACAACCCAAAATATGACAAGTAAAATGTATCCCAATAAAAAATAATTCTTTTGTTTCGTACTCGTTTCTTTTTCAGGAGGCTCGTAGAACACATGGCAGATCTGGTTGTTGAGGAGTCCTGGCTGATTATGCTTTTCACATTCCAGATTTGCAATATTTGCCAATTCTTCATCAGAAATGACAACGACCAACGCTCTGAACTTGTTAGTGTAATAAATTTTATCTTTCATAATTCATCTATAATTCAATGACATAACATTGCGGATGAGCGGCCGGGTTCAATGCTGCGAAAGCAGGAGAACCCGGTCCGCCCGATCCGCGTGGATGTGCGGCGCGGTCCGGCGTGGATCTGCGTCACGCATCCCCCCGGCAGCGGATCGTGTGTGCTGCCGGCAGATGAGTGGAACCACGGCGATCCGCCGCGGCAGCAGCCGGGAGTCATGATCTCCCTCATTTATAAAGCGGAGGCTGCTCATCCGCAACGATGTGCGGCGCGTATCGCACCGTGAGGCCACACATGGCAACGGCGGAGCGCCGCATATCGCCGCTTTTCAGCGGGCATGGTTTTTTGCGCTCCGCTGCAAAATCATTTTTCGGCTATTTATTTAGGGGGTACCCATGTAATAATGCCGTCTTCTGGGTTTTGTTCTTTCCATCGCCGAAAAGATTCAATATCGCGAATTCCATCTTTAATTACAGCTTGATATATCTGAATAGACATCACCTTCTTATCAATTGGAATGGCGTTTTTTATCCTTAGAATTGCTTCACGGGTTTCTGACGTTAAAACTTTAGAAATACGTTCAGCCACATTCTCAAAATAACCAACATAGGGAGATTCATTCAAGATATGAATCATATCAATTTGCCAAGAGTTTCCATCTTGATCATCATAAAAGGCGTGCCACTCAATACATTTATCTTCAGCTTCGAGTAGGTTTGAGTAATTAATCATTTTAATGCGCTTGTTTTCAGCAAGTCTGGATATCACTGAAAAGCTGTCCGCAAGCTTGAAAGGATTTGTGTAAATATGAAAATCG
This window encodes:
- the rfaQ gene encoding putative lipopolysaccharide heptosyltransferase III, with amino-acid sequence MTQKTGKYPMPDMSVPPENLRRILIIKMRYIGDTVLVTPLIRALKAGLPRARIDVLVNRDTAPVLDGHWQVGRIWQFDYPRAKKNPVRVLPLMKQIRDQRYDLVIDLTNNDRSALFTRISGAALRIGYYSEHRLRRKMCYTHVIDAVLGDGHTTDHHLKPAALLGLPVSDPHPELTVLPARAKAVEEKLGAAGIGPNTPFAVIHPGARRWYKSWPPERFARLADAITETYGIPVVLSGSPGDRAVCDRIAAHMGRTPLSLAGAFALGELPALISKSICLIGNDSAPIHIATAVRTPAIALFGPTPWAAWYPRREQDKVIAAEYPCRPCGHSRADCPLGDGYCMGSIRFETVWEATDSILKQHLGKDL
- a CDS encoding glycosyltransferase family 2 protein, with the translated sequence MEFPLISIIIPVYNRKTFIVDALTSALAQTWPCLEIIVVDDGSDDGTWEVLETFEPDIIRVRQPRNMGQSAARNRGITLCRGDYILFLDSDDALLPDALENLWTALWPLECRNPAWGFSYGKRLTCNERLEPVKVRHRKRYCSGEVLPRMLSDHFIHTGTYLVRKSYVESVGGFKEDLAAKEDLLFNLSLAARCRFIFTDRPIVRYRRHNGVRARNDARVIDQGTRHLDYFFDEHPSLRSDEIRKARKTAYADTHKHLGKLAWRARQPVRYLRHWRGMCAFRPAYRVHPKYLFRALVSAGYVRLGRE
- a CDS encoding SufB/SufD family protein, with product MLNAIDKELLRAVADLEGIPKGAFNIRKNGKLLGREVSANINIETNAEGTGIVIRIRPGTVSESVHIPVILSQAGLHDVVYNTFVVGDDSDVTIIAGCGIHCGSSESEGHSGIHEFRIGKNAKMRYVEKHVALGEGRGKRILNPTTKVVLEENAWAEMELSQLGGVDEAKRLNAAELGPGSTLMITERVMTDATQTAESRNELLLTGEGSKANIVSRSVVKGNSKQDFFVNLEARAKCYGHIECDAIIMDNGISETVPALKALHPDAELTHEASIGKIANDQLMKLMSLGLTYDEAVDRIIRGFLK
- a CDS encoding ATP-binding cassette domain-containing protein, which gives rise to MKTIIDDLSFTFEKGKFYGITGPNGGGKTSLSKMIMGINPITSGSIFLDGGDITDLEITDRARAGIAYGFQNSARFKGTTFRDLLSIAAGTDDEKALIRIIARVGICSLDFLDKPVNAKLSGGEIKKIELATIIARNPKVAIYDEPDTGIDLWTIGPMVELLRKEQAERGTTTLVVSHNRTFLEAADVIVLIKEGKVAYSGDLDGALPILTDLSVCTFGDICEGENDAECYR
- a CDS encoding universal stress protein, giving the protein MEVRKILWPTDFSSSAEKALPHVKSLTEKYSAEIHVVYVVEDTAHHDPWYGVFDEDHVNRIVEYGQKVAGERLGQICKKYLEGCPLYIRHIAMGDPAQEILKLIGYEKIDMVVMTTRGQEGLFPFGSVTEKVVKNSPVPVITVPILKEETETEA
- a CDS encoding APC family permease: MNQRQLGPVLLSGLMIGPVLGSGIILLPPVAYRQIGQFAMAAWLIMMGLGAVFAAIFAKLSLVFPGSEGVSVAVRKAFGPSVGQVASNYIISAVCVGPVAVLMTASDMIARTFLLPPQWLPLISGGLLFLCLVMLLREITAVGKIAFVASSAVAVILLVGSGVTIAIDHAPAMTGGAFEPVRFGHTLLLLFWAIVGWEILGNYSAEVRTPRKTIPRAAILSVAVISGIYLLVACAIERTGLPGGDVTVADIITPLLGRYSTVILAGITTALCTCTYLMIAGGIARLIHSLASDGRLPSGLAYRNRNSAPGAAIFLLAGMHLVVLLLLSLGMIRLEQVIAFANVFFLSNALLCIAAAMRLLDSALLRVGGGMLCAGFMILLLFSDPWIIGLMIGETLVTLRRGGRKPLHGVGRSLHSQ
- a CDS encoding LysR family transcriptional regulator translates to MEIRHFKTLRAIVEKGSFIKASEALNYAQSSVTSHIQAIEEYYGQPVFDRIGRRVVLNVFGKTVYSHAIRLLETYDTVCNLTADADRPSGKLRIGAPESTMIYRLYPVLWQYKEMYPDVEIIMQNFICPRMRGALRTGELDLAILLEPRRADADLCIDELIQEEMSIVLPGDYPNRQLTSTAGLAVLYTEKGCSYREIFQGLLAKQGIHAENIVETGSIEVIRRYVLCGIGLSFLPTITVREEIESGAIRHIPWQNDPPVMIQLARHKDKWITPAMRAFIRLTIEHAKEW
- a CDS encoding DUF4124 domain-containing protein, which encodes MKLSSVLLILSALLVIIGTVGYLYQNGDPERIIRRNLPEIRATIERYLPRKETSPPPERERPPAATSVREHRKPALPDPENAAPRKPEAVPEEMKQALQNIASRPAPPLPVPAENGENPMTISLPGDTGAAPDIVYSWRDQNGVRHFTNTPPPETATDISKIIDRR
- a CDS encoding DUF1294 domain-containing protein, yielding MKIKGKISSWNDEKGFGFITPDAGGKQVFIHINAFGNRNRRPDINQVITYALSKDKQGRPCAVKATLPGERFHKKTTRKRGSVSVFIAVFFLIIVGASAITSKMTFFIFAFYMAISLLTFIMYALDKSAARKGRWRTRESTLHLLSLAGGWPGAIAAQQKLRHKSEKESFRLIFWVTVLLNSSAFFWLFAANGTATLKSLMDSVRF
- a CDS encoding phosphoglycerate mutase family protein, whose protein sequence is MESILDIASQMQKEAWAVIEDTDVMGLWASIGATINLVGSLKTDLLINNRDIDFHIYTNPFKLADSFSVISRLAENKRIKMINYSNLLEAEDKCIEWHAFYDDQDGNSWQIDMIHILNESPYVGYFENVAERISKVLTSETREAILRIKNAIPIDKKVMSIQIYQAVIKDGIRDIESFRRWKEQNPEDGIITWVPPK